A window of Ammospiza nelsoni isolate bAmmNel1 chromosome 19, bAmmNel1.pri, whole genome shotgun sequence contains these coding sequences:
- the NT5C gene encoding 5'(3')-deoxyribonucleotidase, cytosolic type isoform X2, with the protein MSHQKVTSPSCVPKLDLSQNPKAKVACVYESPGFFLSLDPIPGALEAVQEMFHMQDTEVFICTSPLRNYEHCVVEKYKWVEKHLGPEFVERIILTRDKTVVAADLLFDDKDTIQGAEPKPSWEHILFTCCHNRHLQLPAPRRRLRSWADDWKAILESKRRQ; encoded by the exons atGAGCCACCAGAAAGTAACTTCTCCTTCTTGTGTGCCCAAGCTGGACCTCTCTCAGAACCCAAAG GCCAAGGTAGCCTGTGTCTATGAGTCGCCTGGCTTCTTCCTAAGCTTGGATCCAATTCCAGGAGCCCTGGAAGCTGTGCAGGAGATGTTCCACATGCAGGA TACTGAGGTCTTCATTTGCACGAGCCCTCTCCGGAATTACGAGCACTGCGTCGTGGAAAAG TATAAGTGGGTAGAGAAACACTTGGGACCCGAGTTTGTGGAGCGGATTATTCTGACCCGAGACAAGACCGTGGTGGCTGCTGACCTGCTGTTTGATGACAAGGACACCATCCAAG GCGCGGAGCCGAAGCCGAGCTGGGAGCACATCCTGTTCACCTGCTGCCACAACCGGCACCTCCAGCTGCCGGCCCCGCGCCGGCGCCTGCGCTCCTGGGCCGACGACTGGAAGGCCATCCTGGAAAGCAAGCGCAGGCAGTAG
- the ARMC7 gene encoding armadillo repeat-containing protein 7 produces the protein MELGRLEYLQALVTEFQVTDSTEAKEQVLANLANFAYDPSNYEYLRQLQVLDLFLDMLTEDNETLVEFAMGGLCNLCLDKTNKEYILEANGVEPIINCLSSSNEETVVSAVTTLMFLTTPRSRAQTTALPVVECMLRFSLSANTRLSNLASIFLQDYCSPAQVEEARSLSRHTAVGIPLPKD, from the exons ATGGAACTGGGTCGGCTGGAGTATCTGCAGGCGCTTGTCACCGAGTTCCAGGTGACGGACAGCACAG AGGCCAAGGAGCAGGTACTGGCGAACCTGGCCAACTTCGCCTACGATCCCAGCAACTACGAGTATCTGcggcagctccaggtgctggacCTGTTCCTGGATATGCTGACCGAGGACAACGAGACCCTGGTGGAGTTTGCCATGG GTGGTCTTTGCAACCTGTGCTTggataaaacaaacaaagagtACATCCTGGAGGCCAACGGGGTGGAGCCCATCATCAACTGCCTGTCCAGCTCCAACGAGGAGACCGTGGTGTCGGCCGTGACCACGCTGATGTTCCTGACGACGCCGCGGTCGCGCGCGCAGACCACGGCGCTGCCCGTGGTGGAGTGCATGCTGCGCTTCTCGCTCTCGGCCAACACGCGCCTCAGCAACCTGGCCTCCATCTTCCTGCAGGACTACTGCAGCCCTGCGCAGGTGGAGGAGGCCAGGAGCCTCAGCAGGCACACGGCAGTGGGCATTCCTCTGCCCAAGgactga